CACTTTCTCAGAAACTTTTGTCGGAGTTGGcattgttttcttgtagtgttcgggatgtacaaaaaaaacaagtaatGTTAACGGATGGAAACAAGAACCGGTTGTTTAATCCCCTTCCAGCAAGAATTGAACCTAATGACCCGAACTTTCATGAACCACTAGATCAACCCCGCAATATTTAGAATGAAAAGAAATCGTTGAatgtaagttacaaaaaaaaaagaaccagtTGAATGAAAAGGTTCGCGCGCGCGACACATTCTACCAgtaaccttcttttttttttgtaacactacaCCAGTAAcctttttctttatcaaaaagtTCAAACACGACAAGATTAAATAATTATGTAATGAAATGGAAAACATATTAAAGAAAACGAGATTTAATTTGTTAACGTTACAAGAGAGATCATGCAtgcattttttataaaaacttttttacaaAGGTATTCTCGTTTTACTAAAGTCGAAATCAATTTCAGAAATCACAAACTATAAGATGATATGATTTGTTATGACCGATGGATCATGTTGGACCGTAACACGAGTATTTTCATCGTAAGGCCATGTGACATAGTCTGAGCTCCGGTCGATCTGATGTAACATCCAAACTTGTCTGATGTTCAACAACGTACTATGGAGCAAACGTTGTTCAAGACGCAGACGATTATTCTCCGTCTCTGTTCGTTGAAAATGCTGTATAACGTACCGGATCTGGTTTTCTAATTCCCGGTTCTCAATCTTGAGCTGGTTTAGCTGGATATTCATCTCCTCCAAGTGCTTTTGTTTCTTCACCCTTGACCGCTTAGCCGATTCCCGGTTCGATAACTTCCGTTTCTTTCTCCGCTCATCTGTATAACTATCTGTTGCAACAACGTCTGGACCAGACCGGTTTACCGAATCAGGGCTTAGGTACTCATGAACCGAGTGAGTTATTTTATTCATTGATGAGTCGAAGACCGAGAAGAGGTGTGAGTTGTCCCATGGAGTGAACCCGGTTTCGAAAGCTGGGACATGGGTTGTTTGACCCGGTTCACATGATAAAACCGGATGAATTGTAGACATCCTGgcttaaccaaaaaaaaaagaataaaaaaaatcttccaaATATATAAAGAGTGAGATTAGAAGGAGAAAAGGGAAGAATTGCATTGTTGGAAGCCCATATTTATGGACGGGTAATGGGACTCACATGAGGTTATTCTGGTCAGATATTAGTAAAATATCGATGGGGCTTTTTCCTAATTTTccctctttttcattttttcagagaaagaccaaaagaaaaaaagtgttcccttatataggggattacaagatatagGGGAATTCGTGTGTTattcattaatcaaagtgttcccttatataggggattacaagatatggataaaaggaaatattaCATATCCTTAttctaaagtaaaaaggaaaacctcttatagataaacatgaagagaaaaggaaagtcCTAAATCTAAGGTTTAAGGTCGGTCCAATGcattggccgcctctctctctttctctcttggacgcggtcttggtcttgggcctggacgcggtccgttcttccttGGCTTGGTTACCAGCTATCCATATTgttcttaacactcccccttggatgctgtaaccatatgggctcgtaccatgcacgatgttgcctcgttaaaacctctctaggaaaaccaaaaacccaaggtgggaaaaatggaaaccatagacaggaaaaagagtacaacgcatgatactccccctgatgaaggcatcattgaagatccttcagccggcgcatccctatctgatgaaccagcttcctgaacgttgaggtcggcagagacttggtgaaaaggtcggctgagttgtcgCTTGATCGAACTTGAACTACTTGAACCTCCTCTGTCTTCTGcaagtcgtgggtgaagaagaacttgggcaggatgtgcttggtcctgtctcccttgatgtatccttccttgagctgagcaatgcacgccgCATTGTCTTCGTAGATGATCGTTGGTTCCTCCTTCTCTTGTCCCACGGCCAGACCACTCTCTCTTAagacatggccggtcatgttcctcaaccagacaagctcccggcttgcctcatacatggctatgatctcggcatgattggATGATGTGGCTACTAAGGACTGCTTGGTAGAACGCCAGCTTATTGCGGCTCCACTATGTGTGAATACATATCCCGTttgagatctagcctggtgtgggtcagataaatacccagcatctgcatatccaaCCAAGCTCTCTCCTGGCCGGTTGGTGTAGAACAAACCGAGAtcctttgttccttgcagatatctgaacagatgtttcactccgttccagtgccttaagGTTGGACAAGAACCAAATCTTGAtagtaagctcacggcaaagcttatgtccggtctagtatgactagccaagtacattaaggccccaatggcacttaggtaaggcacttccggtccgagtgcttcctcgtccggcttctttggtccgaatgggtccttctcaaggtctaaggCCCTTACGACCATAGGACATGGCAAGGGATGAGCCTTGTCCATATAgaattgcttgagtatcttttctgtataagtttcttggtgcacaaggatgccattatctttatactcaaactgtaatcccaaacaaaacttagtcttccctaagtctttcatctcgaattctttctttagacattcaactgtttgggaaatctctccagaggttcctataatattcaggtcgtccacatagacagacatgatcacgtagcccttgctgtcaaacttctttatgaatatacatggacttattggatcattcttataaccctctttcactaggtactcggataatctgttgtaccacattcgacctgattgctttaaaccatataaagctttgttcaactttatgcaatgttgttctcgagaacctttcttatctttgagctcaatgccctctggaactttcatgtgtatttcattatccagtggtccgtataggtatgcagttactacatccattaggcgtaagtcaatgttttctttcactgccagactgattagatatcttagtgtagttgcatccaccacaggggagtaagtctcctcataatctattccaggtctttgggagaatccttgtgctacaagccgtgctttgtatctcactacttctcctttctcgtttctcttccttacaaagacccatttgtatcccactggtttgacatctcttggtgtcaatcttatagggccaaaaacgcctctctttctcaatgattctaactccacgtttatagcttctttccatttgatccaatctgatcttagcatgcattcttgtatggacgtgggttctagatcctcatctttatccatgatctcaagtgctaccttgtatgcaaataaatcatcaacgttgatatcttttctgttccattgttttccagacattacatggtctatagagatctcttggttGTCCGGCTCTTCTGTCCCGTGAAGCccagcgtcccggacctcactttgaggaacggccggatcatcgggtgtggccggtacgcatggctcgaccggtccatcaatgtcctggacggtttctttgatgctctcggatccagcacctctcttggacttccgaggctgtttatctttggaaccaattggtctaccacgttttaaacgttgcttagactctgtagccacttgacattgtccatcttggacgtTCAATCTTatgggtgcattacaagccgggttGTGTGACATTGTTACTCTATTggggtcagcaaatgtatctggcaacttgttagctagctcttgtagatgtattatcttctggacttctagatcacactctctagtccgaggatcttgccaagatattgatggtctaaaccattctaaatcttttgaaatcaaccggctgttatctcctcctaaggacggatatttggactcatcaaactgtgagtcttcgtatctggccttaaacaaatcaccggttgttggctcaagatactttatgatacttggggagtcatatcctacgtatattcccatcctcctttgtggtcccatcttagttctctgtggtggagcaattggaacgtagacggcacatccgaatgtcttgatgtgggacacgtctggctcttgacccgtgagtaattgggatggtgaatatatatgttcactagatggcctgatgcgaatcagttccgttgcatgtaaaaccgcatgtccccatgctgataccggaagttgagacttcataagcagtggccgggctatcagctggatccatttaatgaatgattcggccaagccgttctgtgtatggacatgtgccagGGAGTGCTCTactcttacccccatggacatacagtattcattaaacgcttgggacgtgaattcaccagcattgtctagacgtatagtcttaagagggaaatctggaaagtgtgctctcagccttatcatttgggcaagcagccgtgcaaaggctaggtTCCTAGTGGATAGTAGGCAGACAtgtgaccatctggtcgatgcatcaatgaggaccatgaagtatctaaacgtcccacaaggtgggtgtattggtccacatatgtctccttgaatcctttccagaaagtttaaggtttctttGTGAACCTTAGCTGGTGATGGCCTgattatgagtttcccttgtgcacatgctgcacatgtgagatttcgtgggataactcctttgaatgtgtgcccttgtgaattcatcatcagttttcgcatcattcctgttccgggatggccaagccggttatgccataaagtgaatagttcggaggcatttgcctcgatcatactgatccttgcatagtaCAGACCAGTGGTCATTGCGGGCATTGTCTCTAGGATCTTtttattgcctttggtgatcaaggttatgttaaggaattctttgtttccttcttcccatgtttcaaggtgaAAACCGTTTAACCTTATGTCCTTGAagctcaataagcttcttctagagcttggggaatacaaggcggttttgatctctaggtgagtgcccttaggcatcatcacataggcttggccgtgaccttcaatcaggctagCCTCACCCGCAATGGTGTGTACCTTTACACTTTTCATTATGAGATTTATAAagtaccttttgtctctaagtattgtgtgacttgtgccactatccaccacaagtacactcatctcatcattcattctataaacaaaattttctaaactttagagacttcataagatgtttaaaactcttcttattaaaattccattacataaaataaaaacaccaaatcaaaacataaagcaataagacaatgtgaCTCGAAAACTAGTCCTTGAGACAATCGGATGTCTCATAATCCATTAGGTCATCTTGTTTGTCCTTGTCGgattcattgtcagcatcataccCATATCCCTTGTCCTCATGGGTgttttcttggatcatgtttgcctccgggttcttgttcttgatgctctcttggtagaggtcgcaCAAGTGTTTCGGAGTTCTACAATTCTTTGCCCAATGATTGTCACTGCCGCATCTATGGCATAGAGACTTGttggacgtgtaagatggtttggatatgccacctcgtCCGCGGCCGTAGCTGCCTCGACCCCGgccgtaattggaaccacgaccacggttattgtggtttcctttccggccaGTTGAGTAGCCATCTCGGCCGTTTGAGTTATCACGTCCACGCCTCTTGAATCCACCACGGCTATTGCCGTATGGTTTCTTGTTGTCTTGGACAAAGTATGTCTCATTGGGATCCTTCTTCTCAACCTCATGGGCTTCGGGTGGTGGTGCTGTCCCGGCCGGTCTAACTCCgttactctttagtaggagttcattgtttgcctcggccaggagtagacatgagatcagatcagtgtatgtggcAAAACCCTTCGTCCTGTATTGCTCTTGCAACACAGAATTCGAGTGATTAAAGGTAGTATAAGTCTTTTCAAGCATCATGCTATCGGTTACCTCTTCACCACACAACTTTAGTATTGAGACAATCTTGAATAGAGCTGAATTGTAATCATCCACCGACTTATAGTCTAAGAATCTTAGATGCATCCAATCATGCCTTGCTTTAGGAAGCAACACCATCctgtggtgatcatatctattctttaaagccatccaaagatctagtggattctcgattgtcatgtactgatctttaagaCCATCAATGAGATGATGCCGCATAAGGCCTAAGGCTCTGTATCGGTTCttctcattctcattgttgtcttcgatgatagtatcaccgagtccTTTGGACTTTAGACTAATCCTTGTGTCTAGTGCCCACTGTaagtaattgtctccggagagattgaggggtgcatagtctctgtttgctattttcgacatctgaaccACATCATCATGTAAGGTAttaggttcacaatgtgatTCACGTGGCCGCAGGATAtaagcaagctcggccacaacacgtcttatgcatttatggtattcaaacaattctaatcgaccatggtgctatcaatCATGAACCGCACGGTTCTATAGGctttctaacaacctaaactCGTATGATCTATATGCTGGTCGATCTTGTTTCAATCAATTATGAATGCATTACCATGTTCGGATTCATGTAAGCAATCTACCTTATTTTACTTCTCATAACACCTAGGGTTTCCAATCTATGAATTcttatcaaccttatgttaaggtttcaaggccttaagtattttgtgttcttagttagattatttcaagaagaacaatctaactttcctaaacttcaaaaataagcaagaaatcaaacaagcaataTCAATCATACAATCGATTTCtatcttttagggttttagggtttcgattccttCATTAGGGTTTATCAggtttcagattcaatcaatcatcATACAATCAAGTTCTAGTTTTGGAATCGATTTTAACTTTCTAGTTCTAAGACTTTGTCGATTTTGATCTTGTACTTTTCTTTTAAGGTTTCAACAAGAATAAGATTTCCATAatgatggattagggtttcgatcttaTTCTATGTTCTCAGATTGTGTTCATACCTTAGTTTTGTAGAGGTAAAGAACCGGATCACCTGAGAACCTCGAGCTGTTGAGAAAGAACGcttgctgcctcctatcgggtcgctgATGTAGTCGGATGCGAGCTGGGAACGGACGCGAGCTGCGAGCTAGTTGCTGGACGGATGCGTTCTTCTTGTGTGCGAGCTGAGGACGCGATCAGGAAGCTGAGGACGTTCGGTCTTGAGGATGTCAAGCTTTTGGAACAATGGAGAACGTCTAGGGTTTAGCTTTGAGTCGCCGGTGATAGGCTTTTAGGTATCGATTTTGGTTTCAGTTgattagaggctatcgtgctgataacgtgttgtgaacaataGGGGAATTCGTGTGTTattcattaatcaaagtgttcccttatataggggattacaagatatggataaaaggaaattatacatatccttatcctaaagtaaaaaggaaaacctcttatagataaacGTGAAGAGAAAGGGAAAGTCCTAAATCTAAGGTTTAAGGTCGGTCCAATGcattggccgcctctctctctttctctcttggacgcggtcttggtcttggacctggacgcggtccgttcttccttGGCTTGGTTACCAGCTATCCATATTGTTCTTAACAGATGGGGCTTTTTCCTAATTTTccctctttttcattttttcagagaaagaccaaaagaaaaaaagtgcgTCGCATCAGGAGTGGGGACACGTGTCGATTGTATGATTATATCTTGCTCAAAAGTAAATTAGTGTGCCAGGCTTCATTTTCTCAattgaatatttcttttttttttaattactctAAGTTCgccaaaaatttattattttttaaaattatatttttataagttatgAGTAACATAATAGACGTCTAGCTAACATATTTAAGTGAATGACAGTTACTTAAACATTTCTTTTACAACTACTAGATCCTTTTGTCCGCGCGtgtgtattataaattttatagtatttttatatttggaaTTTTTATAGTATTTCTCTTATAAATCATAGaatataaaagataataaaacagatgataactttaatttttttcattgcaATTTCTTGAATTGAAGAACTTCACattgttttcattattttgtctcatattaaatttttgtaactttttctAATCAGTTCTTATTTAAAGTAGTGTTAATTATTAATCTGTACACTAatttaatatatgaaaaatattattgtaatagtATTTGAACTTTTTTGATCCAAAACACTTGTAatcatcaaatattaaaataaacaataacttgatttttcttttgttccaaAATTGTTACTCCTCTCAAGCCCCATAAAACAAACTGTTTTAATTAatagtttgatttatttttaattaattgtatCACTAAAATTTTGAGAGTATAAATTCAGTTTTAGTTTGGGGATATAATTTAAGTTATCTTTTAGTTAACAcgttactatttattttataacaatttggagtaatttatttcatatgtttgtatattatttgaatctcaaaaactatatgATGCACTGACTTTTTGTGACAAATCAAATTAATGATTCCATTAGTTTTTTTCACTAAATCAATTTCATGTAGTTAATAGTAACAGTAACAGCTTCGCCATAGAAGAAGTGTACGTTATTTGATATAGGTGAATTTTGCAAGATTAAACTTGGAAATAGAGAGAAGATGGTctatttgtccaaaaaaaagagaagatggtCTCATTCAAGATTAAAGATGTCAAATGGTTTGTGAttgtatacaaaaatatattataaaaataatgttaaaaatattagaatataaaacttaaataatgatagaatttcaaatttttaatattattaaacgaAACTTTAGTTTTAATACTTATATTCAAATCAGCCATGTTTAATTTCTTacaatacataatttaaaaataaaaaaaaattataatattattacgaCTGAAAACTAATAGGTCTATATGGCCCATCGATTTGTTTTGTTAAC
The nucleotide sequence above comes from Brassica napus cultivar Da-Ae chromosome A9, Da-Ae, whole genome shotgun sequence. Encoded proteins:
- the LOC106453531 gene encoding basic leucine zipper 4-like, translating into MSTIHPVLSCEPGQTTHVPAFETGFTPWDNSHLFSVFDSSMNKITHSVHEYLSPDSVNRSGPDVVATDSYTDERRKKRKLSNRESAKRSRVKKQKHLEEMNIQLNQLKIENRELENQIRYVIQHFQRTETENNRLRLEQRLLHSTLLNIRQVWMLHQIDRSSDYVTWPYDENTRVTVQHDPSVITNHIIL